In one Deinococcus detaillensis genomic region, the following are encoded:
- a CDS encoding VOC family protein, which produces MSQPTDAQAAAFHAGGVNDSQTTTAPQAAVSPLLDLASITLEVNHLARGVRFYEQVLGLERLEQEAGNTSSVATLRVNAHQTLSLWQPVTRQHNDARLAPLQARGASHLHYAFQVQSSDLPRCKDVLDEHGLSWQEINLGTSDAPDRGLYFFDPFGHGLELRGVNLADSRRPYFLPSVQPARPHVLPIIGLREAALAFQDYSTMKTHLPQAYGFAFAKEQEDRDFAQFTLAPHPEPDGDGTPRRWLYAWDPQVGLADMLGGDHALVRFYADVQAVTRRVKQAGLPHLIDEVGLAVRDPEGHVFEFVEPPA; this is translated from the coding sequence GTGAGCCAGCCTACGGACGCGCAGGCCGCCGCCTTTCATGCTGGGGGCGTGAACGATTCGCAGACCACCACTGCCCCTCAGGCCGCCGTCTCACCGCTGCTCGATTTGGCCTCTATCACCTTGGAAGTCAACCATCTGGCGCGGGGCGTGCGCTTTTACGAGCAGGTGCTGGGCCTTGAGAGACTTGAGCAGGAAGCAGGGAACACCAGCAGCGTCGCTACCCTGCGCGTCAACGCCCACCAGACCCTGAGCTTGTGGCAGCCGGTGACGCGGCAGCACAACGACGCCCGGCTCGCGCCTTTGCAAGCACGCGGGGCCTCTCACCTGCATTACGCTTTCCAGGTACAGAGTTCAGATTTGCCGCGCTGCAAAGACGTGCTGGACGAACACGGCCTGAGTTGGCAAGAGATCAATCTGGGCACTTCCGACGCGCCTGACCGAGGCCTTTATTTTTTCGATCCCTTCGGGCACGGCTTGGAACTGCGCGGCGTCAACTTGGCTGATTCGCGCCGCCCTTACTTTTTGCCTTCAGTGCAACCGGCCCGCCCCCACGTCCTGCCGATCATCGGTCTGCGCGAAGCGGCGCTGGCGTTTCAGGATTACTCCACCATGAAAACCCACTTGCCGCAGGCTTACGGCTTCGCCTTTGCCAAAGAGCAAGAAGACCGTGACTTTGCTCAGTTCACGTTGGCCCCACACCCCGAACCCGACGGCGACGGCACGCCCCGGCGCTGGCTCTATGCTTGGGATCCGCAAGTGGGCCTCGCCGATATGCTGGGCGGCGACCACGCCCTCGTCAGGTTCTACGCCGACGTGCAGGCCGTGACCCGGCGGGTCAAGCAAGCGGGCCTGCCGCACCTAATTGACGAAGTGGGGCTAGCGGTGCGCGACCCGGAAGGACACGTCTTTGAATTTGTCGAGCCGCCCGCTTGA
- a CDS encoding NAD-dependent succinate-semialdehyde dehydrogenase yields MTGTAQPTFDLISPSSGQVIAQIPDQTVQDAQDAVERSLKAFGSWRTTSVYERSALLRKFNDLMLRDVGEIARLIASEMGKPVTEAAGEVKYAASFLEWYAEEAKRIYGTVVPSQSVTKQLIVTHEPVGPVYAVTPWNFPAAMATRKVGPALAAGCTIILKAAEQSPLTALKMAELWTEAGGPADTFIVLTTSDPVPTTKVMMDDVRIRKITFTGSTEVGRLLAAQAAPTLKRVSLELGGHAPYLIFDDADLDQAVADVIACKFRNAGQTCVCVNRVYVQRGIADEFTRKLSEAAAKLKVGDPLDAATQIGPLVDQQGLEKVKRHVTDALSKGAIATTGGEAGEGLYFQPTVLSGVSAEMLIMQEETFGPVAPVIVFDTEEEAVRAANDTEFGLAAYLWTNNLSRAFRVSAALEYGIIGLNDPVPSTAQAPFGGVKQSGYGREGGLWGIQEYLTTKYLSMNVK; encoded by the coding sequence ATGACCGGAACAGCACAGCCAACTTTTGATCTGATCAGCCCTTCAAGCGGCCAAGTGATTGCTCAGATTCCCGACCAGACGGTGCAGGACGCCCAGGACGCCGTCGAACGCAGCCTCAAGGCGTTCGGGTCGTGGCGCACAACCAGCGTTTACGAGCGCTCGGCTCTGCTGCGCAAGTTCAACGATCTGATGCTGCGTGACGTCGGCGAAATCGCCCGCCTGATCGCCTCCGAGATGGGCAAACCGGTCACTGAGGCAGCGGGCGAGGTCAAGTACGCCGCGTCTTTCCTGGAGTGGTACGCCGAGGAAGCCAAACGCATCTACGGCACAGTGGTGCCCAGCCAGAGCGTCACCAAACAGTTGATCGTCACCCACGAACCGGTCGGGCCTGTTTACGCCGTGACCCCCTGGAACTTCCCGGCAGCGATGGCAACCCGCAAAGTAGGCCCAGCGCTGGCGGCAGGCTGCACCATCATTCTCAAGGCCGCCGAACAGTCACCGCTGACGGCACTCAAGATGGCCGAACTGTGGACTGAGGCGGGTGGCCCGGCAGATACGTTCATCGTGCTGACCACTTCTGACCCGGTGCCGACCACCAAGGTGATGATGGATGACGTCCGCATCCGCAAAATCACGTTCACCGGCAGCACCGAAGTGGGCCGCTTGCTGGCCGCTCAGGCTGCACCGACCCTCAAGCGCGTATCGCTGGAACTCGGCGGGCACGCGCCGTACCTGATCTTCGATGACGCTGATCTGGATCAGGCGGTGGCCGACGTCATAGCCTGCAAGTTCCGCAACGCTGGGCAGACTTGTGTGTGCGTCAACCGGGTGTATGTGCAGCGCGGCATCGCCGATGAGTTTACCCGCAAGCTGAGCGAAGCGGCGGCCAAACTGAAAGTGGGCGATCCACTGGACGCTGCCACCCAAATCGGGCCGCTGGTGGATCAGCAGGGTCTTGAGAAAGTCAAGCGCCATGTCACGGACGCGCTGAGCAAAGGCGCAATCGCTACGACAGGTGGTGAGGCTGGTGAAGGCTTGTACTTCCAGCCCACCGTGCTCAGCGGCGTGAGTGCCGAGATGCTGATCATGCAGGAAGAAACGTTTGGGCCGGTGGCTCCGGTGATCGTTTTCGACACGGAGGAAGAAGCGGTGCGGGCGGCCAATGACACCGAATTCGGGCTGGCGGCGTATCTGTGGACCAACAACCTCTCCCGCGCATTCAGGGTTTCCGCTGCTTTGGAGTACGGCATCATCGGGCTGAACGATCCGGTTCCCAGCACGGCGCAGGCTCCGTTTGGCGGTGTCAAACAGAGCGGGTACGGACGCGAGGGTGGGTTGTGGGGCATTCAGGAGTACCTCACCACCAAATACCTCAGCATGAACGTGAAGTAA
- a CDS encoding tyrosine-type recombinase/integrase, producing MSESELRQLLIKQDVEGVLNAVESSLPGQPGNATRRNNVSGCRIFLRWAFDSGQSVLSPAETLGAAYLAFLKRKHPDTPASVINRLAHARNLYTALRDQGAVAADPFTQLDAPSNDPALHKEAYTEAEIQRLLTHGNAREQALVLLGAHAGLTGPEVAKLNWRDMQFEQGVLSVRGREVPTGTALHAALQHYAHSQGVTQLFGGEGKVFPELDNDHMVRAALFRVCLSGNVPYRAWRALRNHAGLRMLNLTHDEQRVAQYLGLSTLKAVKFIQRAVDRGMGQESDDTPHKMSKP from the coding sequence ATGAGTGAAAGCGAACTGCGTCAACTGCTGATCAAACAAGATGTGGAAGGCGTCCTCAATGCTGTCGAGTCGAGCTTGCCCGGTCAGCCCGGCAACGCCACCCGCCGCAACAATGTCAGCGGCTGCCGGATTTTTCTGCGCTGGGCCTTTGACAGCGGCCAGAGCGTGCTGTCACCTGCCGAAACGCTGGGAGCGGCGTATCTGGCTTTTCTTAAGCGCAAGCACCCCGACACGCCCGCCAGCGTCATCAACCGCCTCGCGCACGCCCGCAACCTGTATACAGCGCTGCGAGATCAGGGCGCAGTCGCCGCCGATCCATTCACACAACTCGACGCGCCCAGCAATGATCCGGCACTGCATAAGGAAGCCTACACAGAAGCTGAAATTCAGCGCCTACTCACGCACGGTAACGCCCGCGAACAAGCGCTGGTGCTGCTCGGCGCACACGCGGGCCTGACCGGGCCGGAAGTCGCCAAGCTCAACTGGCGCGACATGCAGTTCGAGCAGGGCGTCCTCAGCGTGCGGGGCCGCGAAGTGCCCACCGGCACGGCCCTGCACGCCGCTTTGCAGCACTATGCCCACTCACAGGGCGTGACCCAGCTTTTCGGCGGCGAAGGCAAAGTTTTTCCAGAATTAGACAACGACCACATGGTGCGGGCCGCACTTTTTCGGGTGTGCCTGAGCGGCAATGTGCCGTACCGCGCTTGGCGGGCGCTGAGAAATCACGCCGGGCTGCGAATGCTCAACCTCACCCACGATGAGCAACGGGTCGCGCAGTATTTGGGGCTGAGTACCCTCAAGGCCGTCAAGTTTATTCAGCGGGCGGTTGACCGGGGCATGGGACAAGAGAGCGACGACACCCCCCATAAAATGAGCAAACCATAA